From the genome of Neodiprion pinetum isolate iyNeoPine1 chromosome 3, iyNeoPine1.2, whole genome shotgun sequence, one region includes:
- the LOC124215581 gene encoding odorant receptor 13a-like isoform X2, giving the protein MQEDEFTETTDWLTNTERILTIVGTWPKNKTNLRFILSLVYMTIFVVMQWADFVSHIDDLQELADILCETVVGTMVVIKLLVFHKNRVLSKMIDAVNQDCENNKLHFSPSEKRKYALCNSKGKTFVKIFTFFVGATCVFYYLKPLPITVLAANRNGSTSLVLPFRTSLSFERTDVYVYAVLYVCQMGALLQIFFGYVGTHALLITLMMHICGELSVLSERIVNIKKQMEKGHRCEIQKIITRHLRLIWMAKEIDTAFTVFLLSQVICSEIMICVAGFNMIVSTRISDAVYDCAWYEMPPSQAKDLILVMARSQKPLHLTAGKVFVFSLEIFSEFVKTSMAYLSVLRAMT; this is encoded by the exons ATGCAG gAGGATGAATTCACAGAAACAACCGATTGGCTAACTAATACTGAGCGCATTTTGACCATAGTTGGCACTTGGCCCAAGAATAAAACTAACCTACGGTTTATCCTGAGCCTCGTGTACATGACAATTTTCGTAGTTATGCAGTGGGCAGACTTTGTAAGTCACATCGACGACCTTCAGGAACTCGCGGATATTTTATGTGAGACCGTTGTGGGTACGATGgttgttataaaattattggTTTTTCACAAGAATCGAGTATTAAGTAAGATGATCGATGCAGTGAATCAAGACTGTGAAAATAACAAGCTTCACTTCAGTCCAAgcgaaaaaaggaaatacgCATTGTGTAATTCGAAGGGAAAAacgtttgtcaaaattttcacattttttgtcGGCGCCACGTGTGTCTTCTACTACTTGAAACCTCTTCCGATAACCGTACTTGCAG CAAATCGAAATGGCTCGACATCTCTGGTTTTACCGTTTCGGACAAGTTTGTCTTTTGAAAGAACAGACGTCTACGTGTATGCCGTTTTGTACGTTTGTCAAATGGGGGCATTGCTTCAGATATTTTTTGGGTATGTGGGCACCCATGCATTACTCATTACTCTGATGATGCATATATGTGGCGAATTGTCGGTTTTATCCGAGAGAATAGTTAATATAAAGAAGCAAATGGAGAAAGGTCATCGATGCGAAATTCAAAAGATAATAACGCGACATTTACGTTTGATATG gATGGCGAAGGAAATAGACACCGCGTTCACCGTCTTCTTGTTGTCTCAAGTTATATGCTCTGAAATAATGATATGTGTCGCTGGATTTAACATGATTGTG AGCACACGGATCTCCGACGCAGTTTATGATTGTGCTTGGTACGAGATGCCGCCATCCCAGGCGAAAGATTTGATCTTAGTCATGGCCAGATCTCAAAAGCCACTTCACCTCACTGCCGGgaaggtttttgttttttccttaGAAATCTTTTCTGAA TTCGTGAAGACATCAATGGCATATTTATCAGTCCTCAGAGCTATGACTTGA
- the LOC124215581 gene encoding odorant receptor 13a-like isoform X3: protein MTIFVVMQWADFVSHIDDLQELADILCETVVGTMVVIKLLVFHKNRVLSKMIDAVNQDCENNKLHFSPSEKRKYALCNSKGKTFVKIFTFFVGATCVFYYLKPLPITVLAANRNGSTSLVLPFRTSLSFERTDVYVYAVLYVCQMGALLQIFFGYVGTHALLITLMMHICGELSVLSERIVNIKKQMEKGHRCEIQKIITRHLRLIWMAKEIDTAFTVFLLSQVICSEIMICVAGFNMIVYSANSEKTAFITFALYEVAALVDLYVYCFIGECLILESTRISDAVYDCAWYEMPPSQAKDLILVMARSQKPLHLTAGKVFVFSLEIFSEFVKTSMAYLSVLRAMT from the exons ATGACAATTTTCGTAGTTATGCAGTGGGCAGACTTTGTAAGTCACATCGACGACCTTCAGGAACTCGCGGATATTTTATGTGAGACCGTTGTGGGTACGATGgttgttataaaattattggTTTTTCACAAGAATCGAGTATTAAGTAAGATGATCGATGCAGTGAATCAAGACTGTGAAAATAACAAGCTTCACTTCAGTCCAAgcgaaaaaaggaaatacgCATTGTGTAATTCGAAGGGAAAAacgtttgtcaaaattttcacattttttgtcGGCGCCACGTGTGTCTTCTACTACTTGAAACCTCTTCCGATAACCGTACTTGCAG CAAATCGAAATGGCTCGACATCTCTGGTTTTACCGTTTCGGACAAGTTTGTCTTTTGAAAGAACAGACGTCTACGTGTATGCCGTTTTGTACGTTTGTCAAATGGGGGCATTGCTTCAGATATTTTTTGGGTATGTGGGCACCCATGCATTACTCATTACTCTGATGATGCATATATGTGGCGAATTGTCGGTTTTATCCGAGAGAATAGTTAATATAAAGAAGCAAATGGAGAAAGGTCATCGATGCGAAATTCAAAAGATAATAACGCGACATTTACGTTTGATATG gATGGCGAAGGAAATAGACACCGCGTTCACCGTCTTCTTGTTGTCTCAAGTTATATGCTCTGAAATAATGATATGTGTCGCTGGATTTAACATGATTGTG TATTCCGCAAACAGTGAAAAGACCGCTTTTATAACGTTTGCTTTGTATGAGGTTGCGGCATTGGTGGATTTGTATGTTTATTGCTTCATCGGCGAATGTTTGATATTGGAG AGCACACGGATCTCCGACGCAGTTTATGATTGTGCTTGGTACGAGATGCCGCCATCCCAGGCGAAAGATTTGATCTTAGTCATGGCCAGATCTCAAAAGCCACTTCACCTCACTGCCGGgaaggtttttgttttttccttaGAAATCTTTTCTGAA TTCGTGAAGACATCAATGGCATATTTATCAGTCCTCAGAGCTATGACTTGA
- the LOC124215581 gene encoding odorant receptor 13a-like isoform X1 — protein MQEDEFTETTDWLTNTERILTIVGTWPKNKTNLRFILSLVYMTIFVVMQWADFVSHIDDLQELADILCETVVGTMVVIKLLVFHKNRVLSKMIDAVNQDCENNKLHFSPSEKRKYALCNSKGKTFVKIFTFFVGATCVFYYLKPLPITVLAANRNGSTSLVLPFRTSLSFERTDVYVYAVLYVCQMGALLQIFFGYVGTHALLITLMMHICGELSVLSERIVNIKKQMEKGHRCEIQKIITRHLRLIWMAKEIDTAFTVFLLSQVICSEIMICVAGFNMIVYSANSEKTAFITFALYEVAALVDLYVYCFIGECLILESTRISDAVYDCAWYEMPPSQAKDLILVMARSQKPLHLTAGKVFVFSLEIFSEFVKTSMAYLSVLRAMT, from the exons ATGCAG gAGGATGAATTCACAGAAACAACCGATTGGCTAACTAATACTGAGCGCATTTTGACCATAGTTGGCACTTGGCCCAAGAATAAAACTAACCTACGGTTTATCCTGAGCCTCGTGTACATGACAATTTTCGTAGTTATGCAGTGGGCAGACTTTGTAAGTCACATCGACGACCTTCAGGAACTCGCGGATATTTTATGTGAGACCGTTGTGGGTACGATGgttgttataaaattattggTTTTTCACAAGAATCGAGTATTAAGTAAGATGATCGATGCAGTGAATCAAGACTGTGAAAATAACAAGCTTCACTTCAGTCCAAgcgaaaaaaggaaatacgCATTGTGTAATTCGAAGGGAAAAacgtttgtcaaaattttcacattttttgtcGGCGCCACGTGTGTCTTCTACTACTTGAAACCTCTTCCGATAACCGTACTTGCAG CAAATCGAAATGGCTCGACATCTCTGGTTTTACCGTTTCGGACAAGTTTGTCTTTTGAAAGAACAGACGTCTACGTGTATGCCGTTTTGTACGTTTGTCAAATGGGGGCATTGCTTCAGATATTTTTTGGGTATGTGGGCACCCATGCATTACTCATTACTCTGATGATGCATATATGTGGCGAATTGTCGGTTTTATCCGAGAGAATAGTTAATATAAAGAAGCAAATGGAGAAAGGTCATCGATGCGAAATTCAAAAGATAATAACGCGACATTTACGTTTGATATG gATGGCGAAGGAAATAGACACCGCGTTCACCGTCTTCTTGTTGTCTCAAGTTATATGCTCTGAAATAATGATATGTGTCGCTGGATTTAACATGATTGTG TATTCCGCAAACAGTGAAAAGACCGCTTTTATAACGTTTGCTTTGTATGAGGTTGCGGCATTGGTGGATTTGTATGTTTATTGCTTCATCGGCGAATGTTTGATATTGGAG AGCACACGGATCTCCGACGCAGTTTATGATTGTGCTTGGTACGAGATGCCGCCATCCCAGGCGAAAGATTTGATCTTAGTCATGGCCAGATCTCAAAAGCCACTTCACCTCACTGCCGGgaaggtttttgttttttccttaGAAATCTTTTCTGAA TTCGTGAAGACATCAATGGCATATTTATCAGTCCTCAGAGCTATGACTTGA